The following coding sequences are from one Mesorhizobium onobrychidis window:
- a CDS encoding class II glutamine amidotransferase yields the protein MCRWAAYLGEAVFLEDIVTAPCHSLIAQSHCAQEAKSPTNGDGFGLAWYGDRPEPGLYRDILPAWSDPNLKSLCRQIKSGLFLAHVRASTGGATSRMNCHPFTSGCWSFMHNGQIGGFEKIRRALENSLSDAVFALREGTTDSELFFLLMIDEGLSGDPQGAVLRATSRVMDASRRAGFEPALRLTAALSDGGSLHAVRYATDAHAPTLYTAVFRNGGGRCIVSEPFDRDGGDWQAIPPSSFVTMTRDGMSIRPFAPVAAKFALAV from the coding sequence ATGTGCCGGTGGGCGGCCTATCTCGGCGAAGCGGTCTTTCTCGAAGACATCGTCACGGCGCCCTGCCATTCGCTCATCGCCCAGAGCCATTGCGCCCAGGAAGCCAAGTCGCCGACCAATGGCGACGGTTTTGGGCTCGCCTGGTACGGTGACCGGCCCGAGCCGGGTCTGTATCGCGACATCCTGCCGGCCTGGTCCGATCCAAATCTGAAGAGCCTGTGCCGGCAGATCAAATCCGGCCTGTTCCTTGCCCACGTCCGCGCCTCGACCGGCGGCGCCACCAGCCGCATGAACTGCCACCCGTTCACTTCCGGCTGCTGGTCGTTCATGCACAACGGCCAGATCGGCGGCTTCGAAAAAATCCGCCGCGCGCTGGAAAATTCGCTCTCTGACGCGGTCTTCGCCCTGCGCGAAGGGACCACCGATTCCGAACTTTTCTTTCTCCTGATGATCGACGAAGGGCTGTCGGGTGACCCGCAAGGCGCTGTTCTCCGCGCCACCAGCCGCGTTATGGACGCCTCGCGCCGCGCCGGCTTCGAACCGGCGCTGAGACTTACTGCCGCCTTGTCGGACGGTGGATCGCTCCATGCGGTGCGGTATGCGACCGATGCCCACGCGCCGACGCTCTACACCGCCGTCTTCCGCAATGGCGGCGGGCGGTGCATCGTTTCCGAGCCGTTCGATCGCGACGGCGGCGACTGGCAAGCGATCCCGCCATCGAGCTTCGTCACCATGACCAGAGACGGCATGAGCATTCGTCCGTTCGCGCCGGTTGCGGCGAAGTTCGCGCTGGCCGTGTAG
- a CDS encoding DUF6356 family protein yields MTIPLSRLFTSHPAKVGETYFSHMAFAAWFCSRLFMAAFAALIHAFLPFLFETTASRIVRELYERTHNRGTHAIKEPAALMDRA; encoded by the coding sequence ATGACGATACCGCTTTCAAGGCTCTTCACCTCTCACCCGGCCAAGGTGGGCGAGACCTATTTCAGCCATATGGCCTTCGCGGCTTGGTTCTGCTCGCGCCTGTTCATGGCGGCGTTCGCCGCGCTCATTCACGCTTTCTTGCCGTTTCTGTTCGAGACTACGGCCAGCCGAATCGTGCGCGAGCTCTATGAGCGCACGCACAACAGAGGCACGCATGCGATCAAGGAGCCTGCGGCTCTCATGGATCGCGCCTGA
- a CDS encoding Lrp/AsnC family transcriptional regulator, producing the protein MPLEIDEIDRRLLAELQRDGTLSVDQLSERVSLSRNACWRRVKRLEEDGVITGRVALVDADKLGLGLSVFILIRTSNHDPDWLQKFRAAVSGFPEITGVYRMSGDLDYVLRARVADVKAYDRLYQRLIAKVALSDVSASFVMEEIKETTIVPVELR; encoded by the coding sequence ATGCCGCTGGAAATCGATGAGATCGACCGAAGATTGCTGGCCGAACTGCAACGCGACGGTACATTGTCGGTCGACCAATTGTCGGAAAGGGTGTCGCTGTCGCGCAACGCCTGCTGGCGCCGGGTCAAGCGGCTGGAAGAAGACGGCGTCATTACCGGCCGGGTGGCGCTGGTCGATGCCGACAAGCTCGGCCTCGGCCTCTCGGTGTTCATCCTGATCCGGACCTCCAATCATGATCCGGACTGGCTGCAAAAATTCCGGGCGGCAGTGAGCGGCTTTCCCGAGATCACCGGCGTCTACCGCATGTCCGGCGACCTCGATTATGTGCTGCGGGCCCGCGTCGCCGACGTGAAGGCCTATGACCGGCTCTACCAGCGGCTGATCGCCAAGGTGGCGCTGTCGGACGTTTCGGCCTCCTTCGTCATGGAGGAGATCAAGGAGACGACGATCGTTCCCGTAGAACTGCGCTGA
- the dut gene encoding dUTP diphosphatase: MRAALYTSSVIGPAVGFVRLPHGEGLPLPAYESPGAAGMDLRAAVPDDRPLLILPGKRALVPTGLILEIPEGVEGQVRPRSGLAFKHGLTCLNTPGTIDSDYRGEVKVLLINLGDEDFAVTRGMRIAQIVFASVMQATVEERTLAGGTVRGSGGFGSTGTA; encoded by the coding sequence ATGCGCGCAGCACTCTACACTTCCTCCGTCATCGGTCCGGCCGTCGGCTTCGTCAGGTTGCCGCATGGTGAAGGTCTGCCGCTTCCTGCCTATGAAAGCCCGGGCGCCGCCGGCATGGATCTGCGCGCCGCGGTGCCGGACGACCGGCCGCTGCTGATCCTGCCGGGAAAACGCGCGCTGGTGCCGACCGGGCTGATCCTGGAGATCCCGGAGGGCGTGGAAGGTCAGGTCCGGCCGCGCTCGGGCCTCGCCTTCAAGCATGGCCTCACCTGCCTCAACACGCCGGGCACCATCGACAGCGACTATCGCGGCGAGGTCAAGGTGCTGCTGATCAATCTCGGCGACGAGGATTTCGCGGTGACGCGCGGCATGCGGATCGCCCAGATCGTCTTTGCGTCCGTGATGCAGGCGACGGTCGAGGAGCGCACATTGGCCGGTGGCACGGTGCGCGGCTCCGGCGGCTTCGGATCGACCGGCACGGCCTGA
- a CDS encoding HAD family hydrolase, translated as MKIPKLVIFDCDGVLVDTENLANRRLAEWLSAAGYPASFEYCRKNFSGRAMVSVQKEVEATGVSLGADFVERWNAGLPDLFAHGVEAIPYVREFIEAVHAAGIASCVASSARVSKMHITLGQTGLLPLFEHALFSSTMVSRGKPFPDLFLHAASTMGFAPADCIVIEDSVAGTLAGIAAGMRVYSYHGDPHSDRDGLTEAGGILFEDMRELAGLVPIH; from the coding sequence ATGAAAATACCCAAACTGGTCATCTTCGATTGCGACGGGGTTCTGGTCGACACCGAGAACCTGGCCAATCGACGCCTCGCCGAATGGCTCAGCGCCGCCGGCTACCCTGCAAGCTTCGAATATTGCCGCAAGAATTTCTCCGGCCGCGCCATGGTCTCGGTGCAGAAGGAAGTCGAGGCGACCGGCGTCAGCCTCGGCGCTGATTTCGTCGAGCGTTGGAATGCCGGGCTGCCGGACCTGTTCGCGCATGGCGTCGAAGCCATCCCCTACGTTCGGGAGTTCATCGAAGCCGTGCACGCTGCCGGCATCGCAAGTTGCGTCGCTTCATCGGCGCGGGTGTCGAAAATGCACATCACGCTCGGCCAGACCGGGCTGCTGCCGCTGTTCGAGCATGCACTGTTCAGCTCGACCATGGTTTCGCGCGGCAAGCCGTTTCCCGACCTGTTCCTGCATGCCGCAAGCACGATGGGCTTCGCGCCCGCCGACTGCATCGTCATCGAGGACAGCGTCGCCGGGACATTAGCCGGCATTGCCGCCGGCATGCGCGTTTATTCCTATCACGGCGACCCGCATTCCGACCGCGACGGCCTGACCGAGGCCGGCGGCATCCTGTTCGAGGACATGCGCGAACTTGCCGGGCTGGTGCCGATCCACTGA
- a CDS encoding isocitrate lyase/PEP mutase family protein yields the protein MDKGKIFRDLHSSIFVMPNPWDVGTTKLLASFGFKALATTSAGFAFSRGLPDGAVTFEAMIHHCREVTAATGLPVSADLEKGKGDSATSASETIFAAEAAGLAGCSIEDHTGEPDKPIYDFSHAVERVAAAAEAARALKHDFVFTARAENFLWGKPDIDDTIKRLQAFENAGADVLYAPGISDIETVRTVCSALTKPVNVMVRPGFTIADLALAGVKRISLGPWLTNFAFGMLETAAREIQQDGTFGFTRTAMPFGKLQALFAEPNA from the coding sequence ATGGACAAGGGCAAAATCTTTCGCGACCTGCACAGCTCGATCTTCGTCATGCCCAACCCTTGGGACGTCGGCACGACGAAACTGCTGGCTTCCTTCGGTTTCAAGGCGCTGGCGACGACCAGCGCCGGCTTTGCCTTTTCGCGCGGCCTGCCCGACGGCGCGGTGACCTTCGAGGCGATGATCCACCACTGCCGCGAGGTGACGGCGGCGACCGGCCTGCCGGTCTCGGCCGATCTCGAAAAGGGCAAGGGCGACAGCGCGACAAGTGCATCCGAAACCATCTTCGCGGCCGAGGCCGCGGGCCTCGCCGGCTGCTCGATCGAGGACCACACCGGCGAGCCCGACAAGCCGATCTATGATTTTTCGCATGCCGTCGAGCGCGTCGCCGCCGCAGCGGAGGCGGCACGGGCGCTGAAGCACGATTTCGTCTTCACCGCGCGGGCTGAGAATTTTCTATGGGGCAAGCCCGACATCGACGACACGATCAAGCGGCTGCAGGCCTTCGAGAACGCCGGCGCCGACGTGCTCTACGCGCCGGGCATCAGTGACATCGAGACGGTGCGAACCGTCTGCTCGGCGCTGACCAAGCCGGTCAACGTCATGGTGAGGCCCGGCTTCACCATCGCCGATCTTGCCCTGGCAGGGGTCAAGCGCATTTCGCTCGGGCCCTGGCTGACCAATTTCGCCTTCGGCATGCTGGAGACGGCGGCGCGCGAGATCCAGCAGGACGGCACCTTCGGCTTCACCCGCACCGCCATGCCGTTCGGCAAGCTGCAGGCGTTGTTTGCCGAACCCAACGCATGA
- a CDS encoding proline racemase family protein codes for MTLAVVDMHTGGEPLRIVTGGYPKIPAGTILEKRAYVRDHLDHLRKILMFEPRGHYDMYGALLVEPDLPGADLAVLFMHNEGYSTMCGHAVVALGRYAVDEGLVARQEPVTTVNIEAPCGLVVASVEVQDGKAGAVSFESVPAFLFARDQEIELPRFGAIGFDIAYGGAFYALADCRQFGLEFGRNRVRDFVDAATALTGKLKAEFPLSHPDHADLAFLYGTILTDGQDVFSDTPTKNICVFAEAEVDRSPTGSGVTARLAAMHAKGEIAGQTRLFESVAGSRFSGSVSRTAKAGPHDAIIARVGGRAFYCGRAEFIVEPDDELGRGFLLR; via the coding sequence ATGACGCTCGCCGTCGTCGACATGCACACCGGTGGCGAGCCGCTGCGGATCGTCACCGGCGGTTATCCCAAGATCCCCGCAGGCACGATCCTGGAAAAACGTGCCTATGTGCGCGACCACCTCGACCATCTCAGGAAGATCCTAATGTTCGAGCCGCGCGGCCACTACGACATGTATGGCGCGCTGCTGGTGGAACCCGACCTGCCCGGCGCCGACCTCGCGGTGCTGTTCATGCACAATGAGGGCTATTCGACGATGTGCGGCCACGCCGTCGTCGCGCTCGGCCGCTACGCCGTCGACGAAGGGCTGGTGGCGCGGCAGGAGCCGGTGACGACAGTCAACATCGAAGCGCCGTGCGGGCTGGTCGTCGCCTCGGTCGAGGTGCAGGACGGCAAGGCAGGTGCTGTGTCGTTCGAAAGCGTGCCGGCCTTTTTGTTCGCCCGCGACCAGGAGATCGAATTACCGCGCTTCGGGGCGATCGGCTTCGACATCGCCTATGGCGGCGCCTTCTATGCGCTCGCCGATTGCCGCCAGTTCGGGCTGGAATTCGGTAGGAACCGCGTGCGCGATTTCGTCGATGCGGCGACGGCGCTAACCGGGAAACTGAAGGCCGAGTTCCCGCTGTCGCATCCCGACCATGCCGACCTTGCCTTTCTCTACGGCACCATCCTGACCGACGGACAGGACGTATTTTCCGATACGCCGACCAAAAACATCTGCGTCTTCGCCGAGGCCGAAGTCGACCGTTCGCCGACCGGCTCGGGCGTCACCGCGCGGCTGGCGGCAATGCATGCCAAGGGCGAAATCGCCGGCCAGACGCGGCTGTTCGAGAGTGTTGCAGGCTCGCGTTTTTCCGGCAGCGTGTCGAGGACCGCAAAAGCCGGGCCGCATGACGCCATCATCGCCCGCGTCGGCGGCCGCGCCTTCTACTGCGGCCGGGCCGAATTCATCGTCGAACCCGACGACGAGTTGGGACGCGGTTTTCTTTTACGCTAA